The following are from one region of the Magallana gigas chromosome 4, xbMagGiga1.1, whole genome shotgun sequence genome:
- the LOC117683241 gene encoding fibropellin-3-like: protein MGLPTPHFFGNRPYFATPCYNGGTCVESGENYTCTGIHGYDPASDCGSRFTGTDCTSDIDECASSPCIHGNCSDNVNGYRCLCDSGYAGLHCESNVDECASSPCIHGNCTDDVNSFHCSRDVGFSGITCSSTVSSSECSSSNCNVVRCSIFNLHLGTARYYAWVSCLLSTLVLATLSFCVVFIYGIKKRQR, encoded by the exons atggggTTGCccaccccccacttttttggga ACCGACCTTACTTTGCAACGCCATGCTATAATGGAGGGACGTGCGTTGAGAGTGGAGAAAACTACACGTGCACTGGTATCCATGGTTACGACCCAGCCTCAGATTGCGGGTCAA GATTTACTGGAACAGATTGTACCTCTG ATATTGACGAATGCGCAAGTTCACCATGTATCCATGGCAACTGCTCCGATAACGTCAATGGCTACCGATGTCTGTGTGATTCAGGATATGCAGGCCTTCATTGTGAATCaa ATGTCGATGAGTGTGCCAGCTCACCGTGTATCCATGGGAACTGCACTGATGACGTCAATAGTTTTCACTGCTCACGTGACGTCGGTTTCAGTGGCATAACTTGCTCATCAA CCGTGTCCAGTTCTGAGTGCTCCTCTTCTAACTGTAACGTGGTCAGGTGCTCGATTTTCAATCTCCACTTAGGAACTGCTCGCTACTACG CTTGGGTATCTTGCCTACTGTCTACTCTGGTCCTGGCAACTCTTTCCTTTTGTGTCGTATTTATCTATGGAATAAAGAAGAGGCAAAGGTAA